The Pedobacter cryoconitis genome has a window encoding:
- a CDS encoding collagen binding domain-containing protein, protein MMHKTGYLKIFYLILCCVAGFNVSAQVKYGFTRDTLEIKGGETFSNLLKITNFEKETVTLLQDRKEKPLTRGLISLPDSLVLKAGESKVFPLKYIADRQTINNNSQIFTVHLTASNPRIQVQKSAAFQTQLTDVGGLTIGTEEDEVYLGQLSNQAQVVVRCANNGFVPITFRLLLSGIPDGLEFIGQTMNLTLQPGTQQLLPFLARNKINNRIPADFTVTIQAVDAGNHPLAVKMIRIVNVTNARRMSMGSDQYAGSLSNTIALRYASLSSNSSFYQLQANGKVKTGDNASLEYRLNADQYHQQDVNGINIYNTYVDYQAKSWGVKVGNIYENIDFSLGGRGIKGSLKMKDNGVLSVYGIQNNFLLYDQINTTISGAKILAVDYNLATPDTRGDRRLTYIHSRDSFTGIDANQLSMKAGVNIGKGQLLDFEAGYSLEGQNKMNSSARQGASAGMNYALNTTTYQFAGSGYYSTPYFTGLRRGLLLTDLRLTRKFENDNSFAAHFSMQVNSPKYQYELNNIFNTGINKNAIYIYELGFNTRAGNVFIGFGPYFMDQHLITSAVTDQFGANADWRSSSMRFSANLAYSGRIHSFSMTADYGYTYVNTSERPTAPFHSVKINTSYNLPILGFSSYIQLNPYYISDILSSNGTNQYRLYSFGPNIHFEALQNNLNFRLGGMYNYYGFTHSNNYSVNSNIRYLLKGNWALTSDLQYTITRQKQPIPVYNPVPNTVNSIDNLYFENRQLRFGVEKQFGAKGGSGTKRLLLTYYEDHNSNGQRDPGEAPVAGVLVKINGEAALTNSKGIVEFKDMKKEAYTVTVTNTRGWSLQDPTVVFLDKSKKLEIPLVKTQALNGCLKLKAEKYGDGAPVLAGIRINAADPNGRIHQTLTDDQGNFCFYLPRNKYTVYIETAGMPFSIENEKEEVSLQGIPVGMLTFLYHDQRRKVTVSRF, encoded by the coding sequence ATGATGCATAAAACCGGCTATTTGAAGATATTTTATTTGATTCTTTGCTGTGTGGCCGGATTTAATGTATCAGCTCAGGTAAAATATGGCTTCACACGGGATACCCTGGAAATAAAAGGGGGTGAAACCTTCTCTAACCTGTTAAAGATCACAAATTTTGAAAAAGAAACTGTAACCCTGCTGCAAGACCGGAAAGAAAAACCGCTGACCAGAGGCTTAATCTCATTACCAGACAGCCTGGTGCTGAAAGCAGGGGAGAGCAAAGTTTTTCCGTTAAAATATATCGCTGACCGGCAAACTATTAATAACAACAGTCAGATCTTTACGGTTCACCTGACTGCCTCAAATCCACGTATTCAGGTACAAAAATCGGCGGCATTCCAGACTCAGCTCACTGACGTCGGTGGCCTGACTATCGGTACAGAAGAAGATGAAGTTTATTTAGGCCAGCTCAGTAACCAGGCACAGGTTGTCGTGCGCTGCGCAAATAACGGCTTTGTACCCATTACCTTCAGACTGCTCCTTTCAGGTATTCCTGACGGACTGGAATTTATCGGACAAACCATGAACCTGACGCTGCAACCCGGAACCCAGCAATTACTTCCTTTTTTGGCCAGGAACAAAATAAATAACCGTATACCCGCAGATTTTACTGTGACTATTCAGGCGGTAGATGCCGGTAATCATCCACTGGCAGTTAAAATGATCCGGATTGTAAACGTGACCAATGCGAGAAGAATGAGTATGGGCAGCGATCAATATGCAGGTAGTCTGTCTAATACTATTGCACTGCGTTATGCCAGTTTGAGCAGCAATTCATCTTTTTATCAATTACAAGCGAATGGGAAAGTGAAAACCGGAGATAATGCATCACTCGAGTACCGGTTAAATGCTGACCAGTATCATCAGCAAGATGTAAACGGAATTAATATTTATAATACTTATGTAGATTACCAGGCTAAAAGCTGGGGGGTTAAAGTGGGTAATATTTATGAGAACATAGATTTTTCTTTGGGTGGCAGGGGGATAAAAGGGAGTCTGAAAATGAAAGATAACGGCGTATTGTCTGTCTATGGCATCCAGAATAATTTCCTGTTGTATGATCAGATCAATACGACAATCTCCGGCGCAAAAATTCTGGCCGTTGATTATAACCTGGCTACTCCCGATACCAGAGGAGACCGGCGGCTCACTTATATACATAGCCGCGATTCTTTTACTGGTATTGATGCCAATCAGTTGAGTATGAAAGCTGGCGTGAATATCGGCAAAGGGCAGCTTTTAGACTTTGAAGCAGGCTATTCATTAGAAGGGCAAAACAAGATGAACTCTTCAGCCAGGCAAGGCGCTTCTGCGGGGATGAATTATGCCTTGAACACTACTACTTATCAATTTGCCGGAAGCGGCTATTACAGCACGCCGTATTTTACAGGATTGAGACGTGGCCTGTTACTGACAGACCTCCGTCTGACCCGAAAATTTGAAAACGACAATAGTTTTGCCGCTCATTTTAGTATGCAGGTAAATAGTCCAAAGTATCAATATGAGCTGAATAATATCTTTAATACCGGGATTAATAAAAATGCGATATACATTTATGAATTGGGATTTAATACCAGGGCAGGAAATGTTTTTATCGGCTTCGGGCCTTATTTTATGGATCAGCACTTGATTACCTCTGCGGTGACAGATCAGTTTGGTGCTAACGCAGACTGGAGATCCTCATCGATGCGTTTTAGCGCGAATTTAGCTTACAGTGGGCGCATACATAGTTTCTCCATGACCGCTGACTACGGTTACACCTATGTGAATACCTCAGAAAGACCAACGGCCCCCTTTCATTCTGTTAAAATCAATACCAGTTATAACCTGCCAATTCTTGGATTCAGCAGTTATATTCAATTAAATCCGTACTATATTTCAGATATTCTGTCTTCGAACGGTACTAATCAATACCGGCTATATTCTTTTGGCCCAAACATACACTTTGAAGCCTTACAAAATAACCTGAATTTCCGTTTGGGCGGAATGTATAACTATTATGGCTTCACGCACAGTAATAATTACTCCGTGAACAGCAATATAAGATACCTGCTGAAAGGAAACTGGGCACTCACCAGTGACCTTCAATATACGATAACCAGGCAAAAGCAGCCCATTCCAGTTTATAACCCGGTTCCGAATACCGTCAATAGCATTGATAATTTATATTTCGAAAACAGACAATTGAGATTCGGTGTAGAGAAACAATTTGGTGCAAAGGGCGGATCAGGTACAAAAAGACTACTGCTCACTTACTATGAAGATCACAACAGTAACGGGCAGCGTGACCCCGGAGAAGCACCGGTTGCTGGTGTATTAGTAAAAATCAATGGAGAAGCTGCCCTGACCAACAGTAAAGGTATCGTAGAATTTAAGGATATGAAAAAAGAAGCCTATACCGTTACGGTGACCAATACCAGGGGGTGGAGTTTGCAAGATCCTACAGTTGTATTTTTGGATAAAAGTAAGAAGCTGGAAATTCCTTTAGTAAAAACACAAGCCCTGAATGGCTGTCTGAAGCTGAAAGCAGAAAAATACGGTGATGGGGCACCAGTACTTGCAGGCATCAGGATTAATGCAGCAGATCCAAATGGCCGCATTCACCAGACCTTAACAGACGATCAGGGGAATTTCTGTTTCTATCTGCCAAGAAATAAATATACCGTTTATATTGAGACTGCGGGGATGCCATTTTCCATTGAAAATGAAAAAGAAGAAGTCTCCCTTCAGGGAATTCCGGTTGGTATGCTGACTTTCCTGTACCATGACCAGCGCCGGAAAGTTACCGTAAGCAGATTTTAA
- a CDS encoding pyridoxal phosphate-dependent aminotransferase, giving the protein MFQSQSVNLDILKKRAFNLRWATVPEGVIPLTAADPDFPSAPEIAESIIRFTKDRYLSYGPASGLPEFNESLANYYVVKRNIPANPGFIFPVDSAAFGIYLTCKAFLSAGEEAIIFDPVDFLFRYSTEAVGGVAVPFAIPPGSDTVDFGKLEQLITPKTRMICLCNPLNPTGKVFKKDELLQLGEIACKHGLIILSDEIWSDIVYTPNLYTSIASLNEEIRNQTITVTGFSKSYGLAGLRIGAVMASNQAHYDRLFEVSLHGSTIHGANILSQVAATTALNDCGYWLDDFLVHLQKMRDLTVRELNATQGFKCISPEGCYVAFTNITGTGKSSKEIHQLLLDRAKVAVVPGAKEWFGEGAEGFIRMSFATSEDILNEALHNIKTTVNNL; this is encoded by the coding sequence ATGTTTCAATCCCAATCTGTCAACCTTGATATTCTAAAGAAAAGAGCGTTTAACCTAAGATGGGCTACTGTGCCTGAGGGAGTTATTCCGCTGACTGCTGCTGATCCGGACTTTCCGAGTGCGCCCGAAATTGCAGAATCAATTATCCGGTTTACAAAGGATAGATATCTTTCTTATGGCCCTGCCTCAGGATTGCCTGAGTTTAACGAAAGTTTAGCTAATTACTATGTTGTTAAACGGAACATTCCGGCGAATCCCGGATTTATATTTCCAGTTGACAGTGCCGCTTTCGGGATTTATTTAACCTGTAAAGCATTTCTTTCAGCAGGGGAGGAAGCTATTATCTTTGACCCCGTAGATTTTCTTTTCAGATACTCAACCGAAGCTGTTGGCGGCGTTGCTGTCCCATTTGCTATCCCTCCGGGATCTGATACGGTTGATTTTGGTAAACTCGAACAGCTGATTACGCCTAAAACCCGTATGATCTGTCTTTGCAACCCATTAAACCCGACGGGAAAGGTCTTTAAAAAAGATGAATTGCTCCAGCTGGGGGAGATAGCGTGTAAACACGGGCTGATTATTTTATCAGACGAAATATGGAGTGATATTGTTTATACCCCAAACTTATATACAAGTATAGCTTCCCTCAATGAAGAGATCAGGAATCAGACTATAACGGTCACAGGTTTTAGTAAATCCTACGGGCTTGCAGGCCTGCGGATCGGAGCAGTTATGGCATCCAACCAGGCACATTATGATCGTTTGTTTGAAGTTTCACTTCACGGGTCTACTATCCATGGCGCAAACATACTTTCGCAGGTGGCAGCGACCACAGCATTGAACGACTGCGGATACTGGTTAGATGATTTCCTGGTACACCTTCAGAAAATGAGAGATCTGACCGTTAGAGAACTCAATGCTACACAAGGATTTAAATGTATTTCTCCAGAAGGATGTTATGTCGCATTCACCAATATTACAGGGACTGGAAAAAGCAGTAAAGAAATCCATCAGCTTTTACTCGACCGGGCAAAAGTTGCTGTAGTTCCCGGTGCTAAAGAATGGTTTGGAGAAGGTGCAGAAGGATTTATCAGAATGAGTTTTGCGACTTCAGAAGATATTCTCAATGAAGCATTACACAACATAAAAACCACCGTTAATAATTTATGA
- a CDS encoding response regulator: MKKVYLIDDDDIFVFLTKKTMLKVSENVEVEVFSDGLQAITHLKEIQDKKELLPDVIFLDLNMPVMDGWEFLAEYQELYPSFVKRNELYIVSSSISPHEMERSKNIDEVCEFIIKPLVKEKFLEILENL; encoded by the coding sequence ATGAAAAAAGTGTACCTCATCGATGATGATGATATTTTTGTATTTCTTACAAAAAAAACAATGCTGAAAGTCTCTGAAAATGTGGAGGTAGAAGTCTTTTCAGATGGACTGCAAGCGATTACACATCTGAAAGAAATCCAGGATAAAAAGGAACTTCTGCCGGATGTTATCTTTCTGGACCTGAATATGCCAGTTATGGATGGATGGGAGTTTTTGGCTGAATACCAGGAATTATACCCTTCTTTTGTGAAGAGAAACGAACTCTATATTGTCTCTTCCTCTATCTCCCCGCATGAAATGGAGAGATCAAAAAATATAGACGAAGTTTGTGAATTTATAATCAAGCCCTTAGTGAAAGAAAAGTTTCTGGAAATTCTAGAAAATTTATAG
- a CDS encoding sensor histidine kinase produces the protein MINIPSLRNEADRIAALYVLEILDTGEEQEFDNIVKLAAIITQAPVSAITFVDNNRIWYKAKLGIDLTETPRDNSINDIFPFLIAIPVVVNKNLVIGHLSVAGPKQITLNQDQHKGLALLAQQVASLLQLKLPVINNSIKEFYESILNNIPQDIVVFDADHKYLFANPMAIKNEEYRKFIIGKDDFEYGAFRNRDPEIAKARRAQFLEVKNTGKAIGWEESQKDPDGNNITFLRRMFPMHDEKGNFIMVIGFGIDITERKLLEEKQTLIMEQLAIQNTQLIDFCNVVSHNLRGPLINMAMLAEFIQEAEDAEEQKMLVSKLEPVIENLKSTFNELVESIQIRLDRDIKLDRLNFSTCLQEALDGLYVEIQKAKAKIRVDFEDAPAVLYPHKYLASIFYNLISNAIKYQSPERQLSLNLASKMKEGNIVLTVQDNGLGIDLVKHKDNIFKIGKVFHRHPDAKGLGLFMTKTQVEAMGGKIWVESLPDQGSIFSIEFINQNMNW, from the coding sequence ATGATTAATATCCCATCACTTAGGAATGAAGCTGACAGAATTGCTGCGCTTTATGTGTTGGAAATTTTGGATACTGGTGAAGAACAGGAGTTTGACAATATCGTCAAACTTGCTGCTATTATTACACAGGCACCGGTTTCGGCTATCACTTTTGTTGATAATAACCGGATATGGTATAAAGCAAAACTGGGTATTGACCTGACTGAAACTCCCAGAGACAATTCGATCAACGACATATTCCCGTTTCTGATCGCTATACCTGTAGTTGTGAATAAGAATCTGGTTATTGGACATTTAAGTGTGGCCGGCCCGAAACAAATTACACTAAATCAGGACCAGCATAAGGGGCTTGCCCTGCTTGCACAGCAGGTAGCCAGTTTGTTACAACTCAAACTTCCTGTCATTAATAATAGTATTAAAGAATTTTATGAGAGTATTCTCAATAATATTCCGCAGGATATTGTTGTATTTGACGCTGATCATAAGTATCTTTTTGCCAATCCAATGGCGATTAAAAATGAAGAATACAGAAAGTTCATTATAGGAAAGGATGACTTTGAATATGGTGCTTTCAGGAACCGTGATCCGGAGATAGCGAAAGCGCGCAGAGCACAGTTCCTTGAAGTAAAGAATACCGGAAAGGCGATAGGCTGGGAAGAAAGCCAGAAAGACCCTGATGGAAATAATATCACCTTTTTAAGAAGGATGTTCCCTATGCATGATGAAAAGGGGAATTTCATTATGGTGATTGGTTTTGGAATAGATATTACGGAACGAAAACTACTGGAAGAAAAGCAAACGCTGATTATGGAGCAGCTGGCTATTCAGAATACACAACTGATAGATTTCTGTAATGTAGTTTCCCATAATTTACGCGGGCCGTTAATTAATATGGCGATGCTGGCAGAGTTTATACAGGAAGCCGAAGATGCTGAAGAGCAGAAAATGCTGGTTTCCAAACTCGAACCTGTCATAGAAAATCTGAAAAGTACATTTAATGAGCTGGTAGAATCTATACAGATCAGATTAGACAGAGATATTAAACTGGACAGGCTGAACTTTAGTACTTGTCTTCAGGAAGCACTTGACGGACTCTATGTCGAGATCCAGAAAGCAAAAGCAAAAATCAGGGTGGACTTTGAAGATGCACCAGCAGTATTATATCCGCATAAATATCTGGCAAGTATTTTTTATAACCTGATCAGTAATGCAATTAAATACCAGTCGCCAGAAAGACAACTGTCACTGAACCTCGCCTCTAAAATGAAGGAGGGAAATATTGTGCTGACTGTTCAGGATAATGGATTGGGTATAGACCTTGTTAAACATAAAGACAATATCTTTAAAATTGGAAAGGTATTTCACCGCCATCCTGATGCAAAAGGCCTTGGATTATTTATGACTAAAACCCAGGTGGAAGCCATGGGAGGTAAAATTTGGGTGGAAAGTCTTCCGGACCAGGGTTCTATTTTTTCTATAGAATTTATAAATCAAAATATGAATTGGTAA
- a CDS encoding FAD-dependent monooxygenase, which produces MKVVILGGGIAGLCMGIYLHQHDIEVIVNERQIFSAVGGHAFLMHHDGITVLNELAIESKTPLPGKPVHTFILRDAEGLIQNEKTLEDWQCFKRTDLLACLNQFLPVSRLKNNRVFSHFVYEADQIVAAAFSNGEVEYGDVFIGADGANSIVRQQLFGEVKFEPGKVKEVVGIIQHAGLAESLQGRFTKFQQKDQGLSFGLIPTSATELVWFMQYDPLLADIPEAINIRNSEQYHEQLRQLCFNLLKDFPAEVQEVLGANDFRTSYIWNTRDFDLLPGFHYQNVVLIGDAAHVALPFTSAGTTNAMLDAKTLSHCLLNYPDLPGSFSAYYQLRAESIKAHVNLGRALRDSFLDPTSIGVIPLISNVLK; this is translated from the coding sequence ATGAAAGTAGTTATTTTAGGCGGTGGGATTGCTGGGTTATGCATGGGTATTTATTTGCATCAGCATGATATTGAAGTGATTGTAAACGAAAGGCAGATCTTTTCTGCTGTAGGCGGGCATGCCTTTTTGATGCATCATGACGGCATTACAGTGCTGAATGAGCTTGCCATTGAAAGTAAAACCCCGCTTCCGGGTAAACCTGTCCATACTTTTATACTCAGGGATGCTGAAGGACTGATCCAGAATGAAAAAACGCTGGAAGACTGGCAATGCTTTAAACGTACAGACTTGCTGGCCTGTTTAAATCAATTTCTGCCTGTATCCAGGTTAAAGAACAATCGTGTATTTTCTCATTTCGTCTATGAAGCAGATCAAATTGTAGCTGCTGCATTTTCCAATGGAGAAGTGGAATACGGAGATGTCTTTATTGGGGCAGATGGAGCGAATTCGATCGTGCGGCAGCAATTATTCGGCGAAGTGAAATTTGAACCGGGGAAAGTAAAAGAGGTCGTTGGAATTATACAGCACGCCGGACTTGCTGAATCATTACAAGGAAGATTTACTAAATTTCAGCAAAAAGATCAGGGATTATCCTTTGGCCTTATCCCGACTTCGGCAACAGAGCTGGTGTGGTTTATGCAATATGACCCATTGTTAGCTGATATCCCCGAAGCAATTAATATACGTAATTCAGAACAATATCATGAACAATTGCGTCAACTCTGTTTCAACCTGTTGAAAGACTTTCCTGCCGAAGTACAGGAGGTTTTGGGAGCCAATGACTTTCGGACCAGCTATATCTGGAATACCAGGGATTTTGACCTGTTACCAGGTTTTCATTATCAGAATGTAGTCCTGATTGGTGACGCAGCTCATGTGGCACTTCCATTTACCAGTGCTGGTACTACAAATGCAATGCTGGATGCGAAAACATTGTCTCATTGTTTACTAAATTATCCTGACTTACCTGGTTCATTTTCAGCTTATTATCAATTAAGAGCTGAGAGTATCAAAGCGCATGTAAACCTCGGCAGAGCCCTGAGAGATTCCTTCCTGGATCCGACTTCAATAGGTGTTATTCCACTCATTAGCAACGTATTAAAGTAG
- a CDS encoding PAS domain S-box protein — protein sequence MFSIKEHWWRMQRLIEQAVLRNSDPSEEEHVFWRKRLFRNVISYGFVISIVAFVSSVTFGFFAGNTIVQWFNVVFVFALLSIIFNKKIMIHTRKILALFLLYVLAIIYIAVLGSEGPGVLYLIIITIFSAMIFPRPAAYWLVGLNVLICAGFGAVIQYKLFESPLLQSYDLPLWASYSGNLIFVSLISVMLISKVLNGLEQTIKKEASLISRLDASERYFRNTFEANPVPMYVFDMENGKFLHANDAACNKYGYTKEEFLQMNIVDIRPQSESSKLMDLTSMIKNRDYSGILIHINKNKEVFPVEIETNTIRFEEREARLVLATDVSERINYIQKIERQNKDLKEIAWIQSHMVRAPLANIMSLTEFLIKYPGEDTQQTLNFLNDSSQKLNMAIESIVGQAGGSGLTS from the coding sequence ATGTTTTCAATCAAAGAACATTGGTGGAGGATGCAGCGGCTGATTGAACAGGCGGTGCTCAGAAATTCAGACCCCTCAGAAGAGGAGCATGTCTTTTGGCGGAAACGACTTTTCAGAAATGTGATCAGCTATGGTTTTGTCATCAGCATAGTTGCATTTGTCTCTTCAGTCACCTTTGGTTTTTTTGCCGGCAATACTATCGTGCAATGGTTCAACGTTGTTTTTGTATTTGCCCTATTATCTATTATTTTCAATAAGAAAATCATGATTCATACCAGGAAAATATTGGCACTATTTCTTCTATATGTGCTGGCGATCATTTATATAGCAGTTTTAGGCTCAGAGGGGCCCGGAGTACTTTATTTGATTATTATTACGATTTTTTCTGCTATGATTTTCCCCCGTCCCGCGGCCTACTGGCTCGTAGGATTAAATGTGCTGATTTGCGCTGGCTTTGGGGCTGTCATCCAGTATAAACTCTTTGAAAGTCCGTTATTGCAAAGCTATGATCTGCCACTTTGGGCATCTTACTCGGGTAATCTTATTTTTGTAAGTTTAATTAGTGTGATGCTGATCAGTAAAGTCCTGAATGGCCTGGAGCAGACTATTAAAAAAGAAGCAAGCCTGATTTCCAGACTGGATGCCTCAGAACGCTATTTCAGAAATACCTTCGAAGCCAATCCCGTTCCAATGTATGTCTTTGACATGGAGAATGGCAAATTCCTGCATGCAAATGATGCAGCCTGTAATAAATATGGTTATACCAAAGAAGAATTCCTCCAAATGAATATTGTGGATATTCGTCCGCAATCAGAAAGCAGTAAACTGATGGATCTGACCAGTATGATTAAGAACAGGGATTATTCCGGGATATTAATTCATATTAATAAAAATAAAGAGGTTTTTCCGGTAGAGATTGAGACCAATACCATCCGGTTCGAAGAGCGAGAAGCACGTCTGGTTTTGGCAACAGATGTTTCTGAACGGATTAATTACATTCAGAAAATCGAACGTCAGAACAAAGACCTGAAAGAAATCGCCTGGATACAAAGTCACATGGTCAGGGCTCCGCTGGCAAATATTATGAGTTTAACTGAGTTCCTGATCAAATATCCCGGAGAAGATACCCAACAGACTTTGAACTTCCTGAATGACTCTTCTCAGAAATTAAATATGGCAATAGAATCTATTGTAGGACAGGCTGGTGGTTCTGGTTTAACAAGTTAA
- a CDS encoding PAS domain-containing sensor histidine kinase, producing the protein MRQNFRWQERHNTEDMMGYAEKNKNFLTIIEKCNELIFFTKKNGDFIHVTTAAEQLFGFSNQEYAGFNLTDTVHPEELNHTRERLQLVLSSPGANVNLKFRSRTKQNEYRWIEGVVTNLLEESMQALMFRFNDITDRVNDENEQALLLQDFTKRNQDLNQFVYIISHNLRTPLANLIGLINILETDLLDDYNKGIVDLFKCSTDRLSETVFDLTHILTLKDNQGVKITKVNVQKTFEKVCHSFNEQIKQLGVILTSNFDCTYIHFNKSYLESILMNLLSNAIKYRLQNRQLEINLNLTMDEHNNCTLRFSDNGMGIDMNVNKDKLFGLHQRFHNHITGNGVGLFITKSQITSMGGNIEVQSAVNEGTTFTITFKGEPVNLLNQNHQPVLQ; encoded by the coding sequence ATGAGACAAAACTTTAGGTGGCAGGAAAGACACAACACTGAGGATATGATGGGGTACGCTGAAAAGAATAAAAACTTTCTCACGATCATTGAAAAATGCAACGAACTAATATTTTTTACTAAAAAAAACGGCGACTTTATTCATGTTACCACCGCTGCTGAACAACTATTCGGTTTTAGCAATCAGGAGTACGCCGGATTCAACCTGACGGATACTGTACATCCGGAAGAGCTGAATCATACCAGGGAAAGGCTTCAGCTTGTACTTTCTTCTCCGGGTGCGAATGTTAATTTGAAATTCAGAAGCAGAACCAAACAAAACGAGTACCGCTGGATAGAAGGTGTAGTTACCAACTTATTAGAGGAGAGTATGCAGGCGCTAATGTTCAGATTTAATGATATTACAGACCGGGTAAATGATGAAAATGAACAGGCCTTGCTGCTTCAGGATTTTACCAAAAGAAATCAGGATCTCAATCAGTTTGTTTATATTATATCCCATAACCTGAGAACACCTCTTGCCAATTTGATAGGCTTGATTAATATTCTGGAAACCGATCTCCTGGACGACTACAACAAAGGTATTGTGGACTTGTTTAAATGTTCTACAGACAGGTTAAGTGAGACGGTATTTGACCTTACCCATATTTTGACCCTGAAAGACAATCAGGGTGTAAAAATCACGAAAGTTAATGTGCAGAAAACATTTGAAAAAGTATGTCACTCGTTTAATGAACAAATTAAACAGCTTGGTGTGATCCTGACCAGTAATTTTGATTGCACATATATACATTTCAACAAAAGTTATCTGGAAAGTATATTGATGAATTTGTTGTCAAATGCGATTAAATACCGCTTGCAGAACAGACAGCTTGAAATCAATTTAAACCTAACCATGGATGAGCACAATAACTGTACACTGCGTTTTTCGGATAATGGAATGGGTATTGACATGAATGTCAACAAAGACAAGCTCTTTGGTCTTCATCAACGCTTTCATAACCATATTACCGGGAATGGAGTGGGCTTGTTTATTACGAAGTCACAGATTACCTCTATGGGCGGAAATATCGAGGTTCAAAGTGCAGTAAATGAAGGAACGACTTTTACCATTACTTTTAAGGGCGAACCTGTTAACTTGTTAAACCAGAACCACCAGCCTGTCCTACAATAG
- a CDS encoding LuxR C-terminal-related transcriptional regulator — MIKVGIIDINQQSRNMMRVMLNHQHQHNLKVTLDIGSMGECKKVQPSQEPNVTLLDIEVNGIDVIPDIYRKFPNTNVVVYSNIQDHNTVLACVKAGAMGYLTKDTCVDDVISTIVTTYRGGSVFSPSISRNVIQQVQYTIDYQSKLSYRERQIVEGLQNGLSYKLIGYKYGISLDTVRQYIKRTYKKLNINSKGELLAQFK, encoded by the coding sequence ATGATCAAAGTCGGAATTATTGATATCAATCAACAGAGCAGAAATATGATGCGCGTGATGCTAAATCATCAGCATCAGCATAATTTAAAGGTAACCCTCGACATAGGATCCATGGGGGAATGTAAAAAAGTACAACCCTCTCAGGAGCCAAATGTGACCCTGCTTGACATCGAAGTCAACGGAATTGATGTCATTCCTGATATCTACCGGAAATTTCCAAATACAAACGTAGTTGTTTACAGTAATATTCAAGACCATAACACGGTGCTGGCTTGCGTAAAGGCCGGGGCCATGGGGTATCTGACTAAAGACACCTGTGTAGACGATGTGATTTCTACTATTGTAACTACTTATCGCGGAGGCTCTGTTTTCAGCCCTTCTATCTCGCGGAATGTAATTCAGCAAGTACAGTATACCATAGACTATCAATCCAAATTAAGCTATAGAGAACGCCAGATCGTAGAAGGCCTTCAAAATGGACTGAGTTATAAATTGATAGGTTATAAATATGGAATCTCCTTAGATACTGTACGTCAGTATATCAAAAGAACCTATAAAAAACTGAATATTAACAGTAAAGGTGAGCTGCTTGCTCAATTCAAATAA